A region from the Beduinella massiliensis genome encodes:
- a CDS encoding M20/M25/M40 family metallo-hydrolase, translating into MDRERMRRNVQAFCEVGSVSHTPGERAFPAALQKALLEIPYFKEHPQEICLFPVSGQEEDGEMVFALLPARRRTRRTLMLLSHFDVVGVDEYGALAGAAFDPERYTRLLREGALRLPREAQEDLDSGNYLFGRGVCDMKWGIAADVELLHDFDAHPGELSCNLLLVSVPDEERNSCGMIGAVSRLERYAEKKALDIAACVVSEPNISPVRDDAVRAMHVGAAGKLMPSFYCVGKETHVGEPFAGLDPNLLASAITLEMELSPEFVDVSDSFCTPAPTCLKQSDLKNAYSVQTPCAAYAYFNVITASSTPADVMERMRTVAGRAFARVLREVDEKHAACERRAGGAIFRERFAPQVLTYAELCDACRKAHGEAFDREMAAFLAQNAQGDVRDVSIAAVAKAHSMYPDRSPLVVLFYCPPFYPHAAAPGKESLVRRACERMAALGAEVGERLAVDPCFMGLTDMSYLSLRGDVDEQALAACFPVWGSLYSLPLSAMRRLDIPFVNFGPLGKDAHRFTERVDIAYSFGKAPDLLRRLIVLLSND; encoded by the coding sequence ATGGACAGGGAACGAATGCGGCGGAATGTACAGGCGTTTTGCGAGGTCGGCAGCGTGAGCCACACGCCGGGGGAGCGCGCCTTCCCGGCGGCGCTTCAAAAGGCGCTGCTTGAAATCCCCTATTTCAAGGAGCATCCGCAAGAAATCTGCCTTTTCCCGGTGTCCGGGCAGGAAGAGGATGGGGAAATGGTCTTTGCGCTTCTGCCTGCGCGGCGGAGGACGCGTCGCACGCTCATGCTGCTCAGCCACTTCGACGTGGTGGGGGTAGACGAGTACGGCGCGCTGGCGGGAGCGGCGTTTGATCCCGAGCGCTATACGCGCCTCTTGCGGGAGGGGGCGCTGCGCCTGCCCAGGGAGGCGCAGGAGGACCTCGACAGCGGAAACTACCTCTTCGGGCGCGGCGTGTGCGACATGAAGTGGGGCATCGCGGCGGACGTGGAGCTGCTGCACGACTTTGACGCGCACCCGGGCGAGCTCTCCTGCAACCTGCTGCTCGTCAGCGTGCCGGACGAGGAGCGCAATTCCTGCGGCATGATCGGAGCCGTTTCCCGGCTCGAACGCTACGCGGAGAAGAAGGCGCTCGACATCGCGGCCTGTGTGGTGAGCGAGCCGAACATCTCGCCGGTACGGGACGACGCCGTGCGCGCCATGCACGTGGGCGCCGCGGGCAAGCTGATGCCATCCTTTTACTGCGTGGGCAAGGAGACGCACGTGGGCGAGCCCTTCGCGGGGCTGGATCCGAACCTGCTCGCCTCCGCGATCACGCTGGAGATGGAGCTTTCGCCGGAATTTGTGGACGTTTCGGATAGCTTCTGCACGCCCGCGCCGACCTGCCTCAAGCAAAGCGACCTTAAGAACGCTTACTCCGTGCAGACGCCCTGCGCGGCCTACGCCTACTTCAACGTCATCACGGCGAGCAGCACGCCCGCCGACGTGATGGAGCGCATGCGCACGGTCGCCGGGCGAGCCTTTGCGCGGGTTCTGCGGGAGGTGGACGAAAAGCACGCTGCCTGTGAGCGGCGCGCGGGCGGAGCCATCTTTCGGGAACGCTTCGCGCCGCAGGTGCTGACCTATGCGGAGCTCTGCGACGCCTGCCGCAAGGCGCATGGAGAGGCGTTTGACCGGGAGATGGCGGCCTTCCTCGCGCAGAACGCGCAGGGGGACGTGCGCGACGTCAGCATCGCCGCCGTCGCGAAAGCCCACAGCATGTACCCGGATCGCTCGCCCCTCGTCGTGCTGTTTTACTGCCCGCCGTTTTATCCTCACGCCGCCGCGCCCGGAAAGGAGAGCCTGGTGCGGCGCGCCTGCGAGCGAATGGCCGCCCTGGGCGCTGAGGTGGGGGAGCGGCTGGCCGTCGATCCCTGCTTTATGGGACTGACGGACATGTCCTACCTCTCGCTGCGGGGAGATGTGGACGAGCAGGCGCTGGCGGCCTGCTTTCCGGTCTGGGGCAGCCTTTACAGCCTGCCGCTTTCGGCGATGCGGCGGCTCGACATCCCCTTCGTCAACTTTGGGCCGCTGGGCAAGGATGCGCACCGCTTTACCGAGCGGGTGGACATCGCCTACTCGTTCGGCAAGGCGCCGGATCTGCTGCGCCGCCTGATCGTGCTGCTTTCAAACGACTGA
- a CDS encoding DegV family protein, with protein sequence MGIQLIVDSCCDLTEEMRARFQAKTAYLRIIIDDEREYVDDGTVDIPAFIADMAASKKHIRSACPSPNEFAAFMEKEDESFVVTLSGKLSGSYNAAVLARSMVLEHYPKKKIHVVDSKSASAGEVLLAMLIGEKIEAGCTFEEIVEAVDARAAEMQTMFVLEDLGNLIRNGRINKVAGLLASVLSLRPVMQANDGEIEAYQKVRGMQKALHVMAEAVSQRLGDIPERSARLVMAFCNCPERAAKFKQDLMDSCKQLCEVVVVPTMALSTMYANDGGIIIAF encoded by the coding sequence ATGGGCATTCAACTGATCGTGGACAGCTGCTGTGACTTGACGGAGGAGATGCGCGCGCGCTTTCAGGCGAAGACGGCTTACCTTCGCATCATCATCGACGACGAGCGGGAGTACGTGGACGACGGGACGGTGGACATTCCGGCATTTATCGCCGACATGGCCGCTTCGAAGAAGCACATCCGTTCCGCTTGCCCCTCTCCAAACGAGTTCGCGGCTTTCATGGAAAAGGAGGACGAGAGCTTCGTGGTGACGCTCTCCGGCAAGCTGAGCGGCTCGTACAACGCGGCGGTGCTTGCCAGGTCCATGGTGCTGGAGCACTACCCGAAGAAGAAAATTCACGTGGTCGACTCCAAGAGCGCGTCGGCGGGCGAGGTGCTGCTCGCGATGCTGATTGGCGAAAAGATCGAGGCGGGCTGCACGTTCGAGGAGATCGTGGAGGCGGTGGACGCGCGCGCGGCGGAGATGCAGACGATGTTCGTGCTGGAAGACCTGGGCAACCTGATCCGCAACGGACGCATCAACAAGGTGGCGGGGCTGCTGGCTTCGGTGCTGTCGCTTCGCCCCGTCATGCAGGCGAACGACGGCGAGATCGAGGCCTACCAGAAGGTGCGCGGCATGCAAAAGGCCCTGCACGTGATGGCGGAGGCCGTGTCCCAGCGGCTGGGGGACATCCCGGAGCGCTCCGCGCGGCTGGTGATGGCGTTTTGCAACTGCCCCGAGCGCGCAGCCAAGTTCAAGCAGGATCTGATGGATTCCTGCAAGCAGCTTTGCGAGGTCGTCGTGGTGCCGACGATGGCGCTTTCCACGATGTACGCCAACGACGGCGGCATCATCATCGCGTTCTGA
- a CDS encoding SH3 domain-containing protein translates to MKRICCVLCLLCLMAGAAMARCEDKAPLPSGVLSLCEQIYPDYWVGAYYGRAGDTSGQCALVLTNGQENILCIAEKSESDEAYAFTVETSSALFQGDRLPSLFIDTGGDVLFCSYADPRYRLHAVKGEDGIWRLGSISIFRGLEEWQAALREGYLTYTYYRTDENDNILDARNVAPIPVSAAFEERMANLSSFDIEALAQQPGVVTDELLREMAGVLLDAGDSLLDFSAHREELILLAEAADGARRIVIATWNDAEKRYSTAETSTLPQGARLDTFHASEGEIILILDNQNGLYGFLRSGEAGGAYSLNWVMADDDFAAGVNYVCDGFPSVGSNNEYTYGTHPWSDLLKVDLMSLPESQDEALSQLDSRDYAVVNNPNPADRLHLRAAPDRNAASYGKFYNRMPVRVLDVRGDWAHVRAGEGEGLEGWMMTEFLAFGDDMRSVQCAFPQLCVKDEHRDVMIYSAPDERSQPMALAWDAVHFIVGVHGDEWFLVMTEDGRVGYVRQACFWPGNG, encoded by the coding sequence GTGAAAAGAATTTGCTGCGTTCTGTGTCTGCTCTGTCTGATGGCGGGCGCGGCGATGGCAAGATGTGAAGATAAAGCGCCGCTGCCGTCAGGGGTTCTGTCGCTCTGCGAGCAGATTTACCCGGATTATTGGGTCGGAGCGTACTACGGCAGGGCGGGCGATACGTCCGGGCAGTGCGCGCTCGTGCTGACGAACGGCCAGGAGAACATCCTGTGCATCGCGGAAAAGTCGGAGTCGGACGAGGCCTATGCCTTTACGGTGGAAACCAGCTCTGCCCTTTTTCAGGGGGACAGGCTGCCCAGCCTTTTCATCGACACAGGCGGCGACGTGCTCTTTTGCAGCTATGCAGATCCGAGATACCGGCTGCACGCGGTAAAGGGCGAGGACGGAATTTGGAGACTGGGAAGCATTTCCATTTTTCGAGGGCTTGAAGAATGGCAGGCCGCCCTGCGAGAGGGGTATCTGACGTATACCTATTATCGGACGGACGAAAACGACAACATCCTCGACGCCCGGAATGTTGCGCCGATTCCGGTGAGCGCGGCGTTTGAGGAACGCATGGCGAATCTTTCTAGCTTCGACATCGAAGCGCTTGCGCAGCAGCCCGGAGTGGTTACGGATGAACTGCTGCGCGAAATGGCGGGGGTGCTGCTGGATGCGGGCGATTCGCTGCTGGATTTCTCCGCACATCGTGAGGAGCTGATTTTGCTCGCCGAGGCGGCGGACGGCGCGCGGCGCATCGTCATCGCGACGTGGAATGACGCGGAAAAACGGTATTCGACGGCCGAAACGAGCACGCTGCCGCAGGGGGCGCGTCTTGATACCTTCCACGCGTCAGAAGGAGAAATCATACTCATTTTGGACAATCAGAATGGTCTTTACGGTTTTTTGCGCAGCGGCGAAGCCGGCGGGGCGTATTCGCTCAACTGGGTCATGGCGGATGATGATTTCGCCGCAGGCGTGAACTACGTGTGCGATGGCTTCCCGTCTGTCGGGAGCAACAACGAGTATACGTACGGCACGCATCCATGGAGCGACCTGCTGAAAGTGGATCTGATGAGCCTGCCCGAATCGCAGGACGAGGCGCTTTCTCAGCTCGACAGCCGGGATTATGCCGTGGTAAACAACCCCAACCCCGCCGACCGCCTGCACCTTCGCGCGGCGCCCGACCGCAATGCGGCGTCGTACGGCAAGTTCTACAACCGCATGCCGGTGCGTGTGCTCGACGTGCGGGGCGACTGGGCCCACGTGCGCGCAGGCGAGGGCGAAGGCCTGGAAGGCTGGATGATGACGGAATTCCTCGCTTTCGGTGACGACATGCGGAGCGTTCAATGCGCGTTTCCTCAGCTATGCGTTAAAGACGAGCATCGGGACGTGATGATTTACAGCGCGCCGGACGAGCGTTCACAGCCGATGGCGCTGGCATGGGACGCCGTCCATTTCATCGTCGGCGTCCACGGCGACGAATGGTTCCTGGTGATGACGGAGGACGGCCGCGTGGGGTATGTAAGGCAGGCCTGCTTCTGGCCCGGCAACGGCTGA
- a CDS encoding YitT family protein, translating to MNEKLTYFLKLTFGTLLVTIGVYFFKFPNHFSTGGVSGLAVILGAVIPNMTPGTIQLILNAALLVIGFSALGGRFGLATAYASLLMSGITFLLERVYPMAAPFTDEPLLELVFAVMLPAFGSAILFNMNASTGGTDIVAVLLKKYTRMDIGRALLLTDVFIVIGSAAVFGIKTGLFSLLGLGMKSLMVDGVIENINLCKFFTIMTEHPDPICRFIVSELNRGATTYDGEGAFTHKQRKIIVTVVTRGQAVRLRQHVKAIDPHAFMLITNTSEIIGKGFRAEN from the coding sequence ATGAACGAAAAGCTGACCTATTTTCTCAAGCTGACGTTTGGCACGCTTCTGGTCACCATCGGCGTTTATTTTTTCAAATTTCCGAATCATTTCTCGACCGGCGGCGTCAGCGGCCTTGCGGTTATCCTCGGCGCCGTCATTCCGAACATGACGCCGGGCACGATTCAGCTCATCCTGAACGCGGCGCTGCTCGTCATCGGATTTTCCGCGCTGGGCGGCAGGTTCGGCCTCGCGACCGCCTACGCCAGCCTGCTCATGTCGGGCATCACGTTCCTGCTGGAGCGCGTCTACCCCATGGCCGCCCCCTTCACCGACGAGCCACTGCTGGAGCTGGTGTTCGCGGTCATGCTGCCCGCCTTTGGGTCGGCGATTCTCTTCAATATGAACGCCTCGACCGGCGGCACGGACATCGTGGCCGTGCTGCTCAAGAAGTATACGCGCATGGATATCGGCCGCGCGCTGCTGCTGACGGACGTGTTCATCGTCATCGGCTCCGCGGCGGTATTCGGGATCAAGACGGGCCTCTTTTCCCTGCTGGGGCTGGGCATGAAGTCGCTGATGGTGGACGGGGTGATCGAGAACATCAACCTGTGCAAGTTTTTTACGATCATGACCGAGCACCCCGATCCTATCTGCCGTTTCATCGTCAGCGAGCTCAACCGCGGCGCGACCACCTACGACGGCGAGGGCGCCTTTACGCATAAGCAGCGCAAGATCATCGTCACCGTCGTCACGCGCGGTCAGGCGGTCAGGCTGCGTCAGCACGTCAAGGCGATCGATCCCCACGCGTTCATGCTCATCACCAACACGAGCGAGATCATCGGCAAGGGCTTTCGCGCCGAGAATTAA
- a CDS encoding serine hydrolase: MSNALMESMDYLVHQNRMLAGLSVAYGTASDHRSALCGNAQEVLMDDGGAFYPAPRPLTPRTLYDLASLTKLFTCLCVLRLAQEGRLSLDETVGDADPRFYNLRSVTLGDALCFRAHLQSSERIDAQPTREAALALVYGISPAAPPPVKLYSDMNALVLGHVVERRAGMPLYDFMQETILRPAGMTETFARVPEERLADCANYNYEHRLLGSRALLRTDAAPGTPHDPKARVLGLGGEALCGHAGLFSTLPDMVRLCQALLAGEILPPACVLEIGWNRTGRPNGDGTFVQYLGYQCFCKHPLQRLSEVPVYMGEGAFGLSGFTGNHLSLDPVRGIFTLFLGNRVHNRITTLVPPPGRGEGDYGLDADFAGAFPWPGGGPAVYSSIHYVYQKDKRLHAPIEADMKALGWIDG; this comes from the coding sequence ATGTCGAACGCCTTAATGGAGTCCATGGACTATCTCGTCCATCAAAACAGGATGCTCGCAGGGCTCAGCGTAGCCTACGGCACCGCAAGCGATCACCGCAGCGCACTGTGCGGAAACGCGCAGGAGGTGCTCATGGATGACGGCGGCGCGTTTTATCCTGCGCCCCGTCCGCTGACGCCTCGAACGCTTTACGACCTCGCCTCGCTCACGAAGCTGTTCACCTGCCTGTGCGTGCTTCGCCTCGCGCAGGAGGGACGCCTTTCTCTGGATGAAACGGTCGGCGACGCGGACCCGCGCTTTTACAACCTGCGATCCGTGACCCTCGGCGACGCGCTCTGCTTCCGCGCGCACCTGCAATCCAGCGAGCGCATCGATGCGCAGCCTACCCGCGAGGCCGCGCTCGCCCTCGTCTACGGCATCTCCCCCGCCGCGCCCCCGCCCGTAAAGCTCTATTCGGACATGAACGCGCTGGTGCTGGGACACGTCGTGGAGCGTCGGGCGGGCATGCCCCTCTACGACTTTATGCAGGAGACGATCCTGCGCCCGGCAGGCATGACGGAGACGTTCGCCCGCGTGCCCGAGGAGCGCCTCGCGGACTGCGCGAACTACAACTACGAGCACCGCCTGTTGGGCTCGCGCGCCCTCCTGCGCACGGACGCCGCGCCCGGCACGCCGCACGACCCGAAGGCGCGCGTTCTGGGACTGGGCGGCGAGGCGCTTTGCGGCCACGCGGGCCTTTTCAGCACGCTGCCCGACATGGTGCGCCTTTGCCAGGCGCTGCTCGCGGGCGAAATCCTGCCGCCCGCCTGCGTGCTGGAGATCGGCTGGAACCGAACCGGCCGGCCCAACGGCGACGGCACGTTCGTTCAATATCTGGGGTATCAGTGCTTTTGCAAGCACCCCCTCCAGCGCCTGTCCGAGGTGCCCGTCTACATGGGCGAGGGCGCCTTCGGCCTCAGTGGGTTTACGGGCAACCACCTGTCGCTCGACCCCGTGCGCGGCATCTTCACGCTGTTTCTGGGAAACCGTGTGCACAACCGCATCACGACGCTGGTGCCGCCCCCCGGACGCGGCGAGGGGGATTACGGGCTGGACGCGGACTTTGCGGGCGCGTTCCCCTGGCCCGGCGGCGGGCCCGCGGTCTACTCCTCCATCCATTACGTCTATCAAAAGGACAAGCGCCTTCACGCGCCGATCGAGGCGGACATGAAAGCGCTTGGGTGGATCGACGGTTAA
- a CDS encoding M20/M25/M40 family metallo-hydrolase codes for MNTWLDAAAISYIDGCQEELCALLAELCAIPAPSGREERRARFVKDWLESAGAEGVYIDEALNVVYPVGVTEHGRASVFMAHTDTVFPDMEPMPLSVKDGVMYCPGVGDDTANLAVLMLIARYVTQRGLAPRTGVLFVANSCEEGLGNLKGCRAVMARYGARVDAFVSLDSTIHSLCNLAVGSARYRVTVRTEGGHSFSSFGNRNAIHALSEIVCALYGQTLPEGPEGSVTTYNVGVVEGGTSVNTIAQEASMLYEYRSNARECLAAMKASFERVIDGFRARGLDVSVEMIGERPCMGDVDPARQRELTERCLDAIEHATGRRVPTGAASTDCNIPLSMGIPAACFGVYEGGGAHTREEWVRLSSLRTGMRAAMEVVLSCFA; via the coding sequence ATGAATACATGGCTTGACGCGGCGGCGATTTCCTATATTGACGGCTGCCAGGAGGAGCTTTGCGCTCTGCTGGCCGAATTGTGCGCGATTCCCGCGCCATCGGGGCGCGAAGAGCGCCGGGCCCGGTTCGTGAAGGACTGGCTGGAGAGCGCGGGCGCGGAGGGCGTTTACATCGACGAGGCGCTGAACGTCGTGTACCCCGTGGGCGTGACGGAGCACGGCCGCGCGAGCGTCTTCATGGCGCACACGGACACGGTGTTCCCGGACATGGAGCCCATGCCGTTATCCGTGAAGGACGGCGTGATGTACTGCCCGGGCGTGGGCGACGACACCGCGAATCTGGCGGTCTTGATGCTCATCGCGCGCTACGTGACGCAGCGGGGCCTTGCGCCGCGCACGGGCGTGCTCTTCGTCGCCAATTCCTGCGAGGAGGGGCTGGGCAATTTGAAGGGCTGCCGGGCTGTCATGGCGCGCTACGGCGCGCGGGTGGACGCCTTCGTCTCGCTGGATTCGACGATTCACTCCCTGTGCAACCTGGCGGTCGGCTCCGCGCGCTATCGCGTGACGGTGCGCACCGAGGGCGGGCACAGCTTTTCAAGCTTTGGAAACAGAAACGCCATCCACGCGCTTTCCGAAATCGTCTGCGCGCTGTACGGCCAGACGCTTCCCGAGGGGCCGGAGGGAAGCGTTACGACCTACAACGTGGGCGTGGTCGAGGGCGGCACGTCGGTCAATACCATCGCGCAGGAGGCGTCGATGCTCTACGAGTACCGTTCCAACGCCCGCGAGTGCCTGGCCGCGATGAAGGCGTCGTTTGAGCGGGTGATCGACGGCTTCCGGGCGCGCGGACTCGACGTTTCGGTGGAGATGATCGGGGAGCGGCCCTGCATGGGCGACGTGGATCCGGCGCGCCAGCGGGAGCTGACCGAAAGGTGCCTTGACGCGATCGAGCACGCAACCGGGCGGCGCGTGCCCACGGGCGCGGCCTCCACCGACTGCAACATTCCCCTGTCGATGGGTATCCCCGCGGCTTGCTTCGGCGTATACGAGGGCGGCGGCGCGCACACGCGCGAGGAATGGGTGCGCCTGTCCTCGCTGCGCACGGGCATGCGCGCGGCGATGGAGGTCGTGCTCTCCTGCTTCGCCTGA
- a CDS encoding CD3324 family protein: MKHVDAQTVLPPNLLDAVQEYVQGTYIYIPVRPKKRQPWGAGTAYRRELALRDQLIFTRRLEGVSVPSLARIFHLSEQTVRRIVHKRREAMQDVESIIRSSLMRWGLDAPLTQIHNSAWQVGTQYIVKTYTHLPSLERNVLTMRTLRGLSIPVPEVVPLLEGGDCCAQDGLYLLLTTRLSGSNVVKVSACPDDWFRAMGGILARLHTAFRACEMSIPCWQNSLLAELQGWISDVLAQHPCDALPCDALAETLAALAPVYDKLPQQLIHRDVHLGNFLFDHGVFSGYIDFDLSQRNVRIFDLCYFMLGLLLRENADFLDETRWFSALQQVLLGYDEALPLLAVERDAIPSVMKGIELLFAAYFTAQGDARLAEVSAGLYRFVRENESRIRRVARM; encoded by the coding sequence ATGAAACACGTCGACGCGCAAACCGTCCTGCCGCCCAACCTGCTTGACGCCGTTCAGGAATACGTACAGGGAACCTATATCTACATCCCTGTGCGCCCGAAAAAGCGGCAGCCGTGGGGTGCCGGAACGGCCTACAGGCGCGAACTAGCGCTACGCGACCAGCTCATATTCACCCGGCGATTGGAGGGTGTCTCCGTTCCCAGCCTCGCTCGAATTTTTCACCTGTCCGAGCAGACTGTGCGCAGAATCGTACATAAAAGGAGAGAAGCTATGCAAGACGTCGAAAGCATCATCCGTTCATCCCTCATGCGCTGGGGCCTCGACGCACCCCTTACGCAAATCCACAATTCCGCATGGCAAGTCGGAACGCAGTATATCGTCAAGACGTATACACACCTGCCGTCCCTTGAGCGAAACGTCCTCACAATGCGGACGCTGCGCGGACTCAGCATTCCCGTGCCTGAGGTCGTCCCACTTCTGGAAGGAGGGGACTGCTGCGCTCAGGATGGCCTGTATCTGCTGCTCACCACGCGGCTTTCCGGCAGCAATGTCGTCAAAGTCAGCGCCTGTCCGGATGATTGGTTCCGCGCGATGGGCGGCATCCTTGCGCGTCTGCACACCGCCTTTCGGGCATGCGAAATGTCGATTCCCTGCTGGCAAAACAGCCTGCTTGCGGAACTGCAGGGATGGATTTCCGACGTCCTCGCGCAGCATCCCTGCGACGCCCTCCCGTGCGATGCTTTGGCGGAAACGCTTGCGGCGCTCGCGCCGGTATACGATAAACTGCCGCAGCAGCTCATACACCGGGACGTACATCTGGGCAACTTTCTCTTCGACCACGGCGTATTCTCGGGCTATATAGACTTCGACCTGAGCCAGAGGAACGTCCGCATCTTTGACCTGTGCTACTTCATGCTGGGGCTCCTGCTGCGGGAAAACGCGGACTTTCTCGATGAGACGCGCTGGTTTTCCGCGCTGCAGCAGGTGCTTCTCGGCTACGACGAGGCGCTCCCCCTGCTGGCTGTCGAAAGAGACGCCATCCCCAGCGTAATGAAGGGCATTGAACTGCTCTTCGCCGCCTATTTCACCGCGCAGGGAGACGCTCGTCTGGCAGAGGTCTCCGCCGGGCTCTATCGCTTTGTCAGGGAAAACGAATCACGTATTCGACGCGTGGCGAGGATGTAA
- a CDS encoding MATE family efflux transporter, which produces MQRDLTEGSVTGAMLRFALPMILGNLLQQLYNITDTLIVGQALGANALAAVGSAYTLMTFLTSILLGLCLGSGAFFSLCFGARDEERMRRGIFASFVLIGAVSLVLNAAVYAFIDPILRFLRIPDAVYGMMRGYLLVIFAGIVATFLYNFFASLLRGMGNSAVPLLFLAVSAVLNIALDLLFVLVFSWGVKGAAFATVIAQFVSGAGLMAYSLLRMPAVRISRRHMHMDRAVVREISQLSVLTCVQQSVMNFGVLMVQGLVNSFGPTVMAAFAAAVKIDSFAYMPVQDFGNAFSTFIAQNYGAGRTERIRRGIKSAVLTAASFCVAVTVLVFAFARPLMLIFVRPEETEIIATGVQYLRIEGSFYCGIGCLFLLYGLYRAVRRPGMSVVLTVISLGTRVALAYLLSAIPAVGVAGIWMSVPIGWFLADLAGFLYYAKNREKLTALG; this is translated from the coding sequence ATGCAACGGGACCTGACGGAGGGCAGCGTGACGGGGGCGATGCTCCGCTTCGCGCTGCCGATGATTTTGGGTAATCTGCTCCAGCAGCTTTACAACATTACGGATACGCTCATCGTCGGTCAGGCGCTGGGCGCGAACGCCCTGGCGGCGGTCGGCTCCGCGTACACGCTGATGACGTTTCTCACCTCGATCCTGCTGGGGCTTTGCCTGGGTAGCGGGGCGTTCTTTTCGCTGTGCTTCGGCGCGCGGGATGAGGAGCGCATGCGCCGCGGCATCTTCGCCTCCTTCGTGCTCATCGGCGCGGTCTCCCTCGTGCTGAACGCGGCGGTGTACGCCTTTATCGATCCGATCCTGCGCTTCCTGCGCATCCCGGATGCGGTTTACGGCATGATGCGCGGGTACCTGCTGGTGATCTTTGCGGGAATCGTCGCGACGTTCCTGTACAACTTCTTCGCCTCGCTGCTGCGCGGCATGGGCAACTCCGCGGTGCCGCTGCTGTTTCTCGCGGTTTCGGCGGTGCTCAACATCGCGCTAGATCTGCTGTTCGTGCTGGTCTTTTCCTGGGGCGTGAAGGGCGCGGCCTTTGCGACGGTCATCGCCCAGTTCGTATCGGGCGCGGGGCTTATGGCGTATTCCCTGCTGCGCATGCCCGCTGTGCGCATTTCCCGGCGGCACATGCACATGGATCGCGCCGTGGTACGGGAAATATCGCAGCTTTCGGTGCTCACCTGCGTGCAGCAGTCGGTGATGAACTTCGGCGTGCTCATGGTACAGGGCCTCGTCAACAGCTTTGGGCCCACGGTCATGGCGGCGTTCGCGGCGGCGGTGAAGATCGATTCGTTCGCGTACATGCCGGTGCAGGACTTCGGCAACGCCTTTTCCACGTTCATCGCGCAGAATTACGGTGCGGGCAGGACGGAGCGCATCCGGCGCGGCATCAAAAGCGCGGTGCTCACGGCGGCAAGCTTTTGCGTGGCCGTGACGGTGCTCGTCTTCGCGTTTGCCCGACCGCTCATGCTGATCTTCGTCCGGCCCGAGGAGACGGAAATCATCGCGACGGGCGTGCAGTACCTTCGGATCGAGGGCTCGTTTTACTGCGGCATCGGCTGCCTCTTCCTGCTCTACGGTCTGTACCGCGCGGTGCGCAGGCCAGGCATGTCGGTGGTGCTGACGGTGATCTCGCTGGGTACGCGCGTCGCGCTCGCCTACCTGCTTTCGGCGATTCCGGCGGTCGGAGTCGCTGGCATCTGGATGTCCGTGCCCATCGGGTGGTTCCTCGCGGATCTGGCGGGTTTCCTCTATTACGCGAAGAACCGCGAAAAGCTGACGGCGCTCGGCTGA
- a CDS encoding GatB/YqeY domain-containing protein, with protein sequence MSKMDQVRAEMMAALKAKDKPRKEALSLLLSALKAKFIDKRADLTEEEENAVILREIKQAQETLDSAPADRTDIIDESRLRIAVYSEFAPRQMGEDEIREVIRQVLAEMNVEKPTAKEKGAIMKNLMPRVKGKADGGLVNRLVGELFA encoded by the coding sequence ATGTCCAAGATGGATCAGGTGCGCGCCGAAATGATGGCGGCGCTCAAGGCTAAGGATAAGCCCCGGAAGGAAGCGCTGTCGCTGCTGCTTTCCGCGCTCAAGGCGAAGTTCATCGACAAGCGTGCGGATCTCACGGAGGAGGAGGAGAACGCGGTCATCCTGCGGGAGATCAAGCAGGCGCAGGAGACGCTGGACAGCGCGCCCGCGGATCGTACCGACATCATCGACGAATCGCGCCTTCGCATAGCGGTGTACAGTGAATTTGCCCCCAGGCAGATGGGCGAGGACGAGATTCGCGAGGTCATCCGCCAGGTGCTCGCGGAGATGAACGTCGAGAAGCCCACGGCGAAGGAAAAGGGCGCGATCATGAAAAACCTCATGCCCCGCGTGAAGGGCAAGGCGGATGGCGGGCTGGTCAACCGGCTGGTAGGCGAGCTGTTTGCGTAA